The following are encoded together in the Neospora caninum Liverpool complete genome, chromosome IV genome:
- a CDS encoding putative homoserine O-acetyltransferase: MNSQSTFLHTPPLSGCWAAEIHFTNCTALAGLSGRRARPLKSSPIHCCFSHDISVISVNDTSPSAGPEPCYSPVHSGYYLQECKRSFQTSYGGMLDSVSIAYETWGDLNASKSNAVLLTCGLSASSHARSSSMNPQSGWWESFIGPGLALDTNKFFIICVANFGGCSGTTGPSSFNSRRDGKLIRYGLEFPMFSVQDMVRVMFRVVDHLGIETLHAVVGSSLGGMQSVAAAAMYPERVKRLVSISGAATSSPLSIALRYAQRQVLMADPLFNNGDYYEKAYPFTGMKLAREIATITYRSGPEWTQRFGRQRVHHQVPTDNVTKNAESQANLATKRLYDRPPTLGPDFTVEAYLEHQGKKWCHLYDPNSMLFISKAMDHFSLEEPVGPTGELSLEYSLRRVRMPALVIGVKSDILFPIWQQKQLAHSLQRAGNKSVAFYTLDSIYGHDTFLIDVANVGGAVKGHLEQNHS, from the exons ATGAACAGCCAGAGCACTTTTCTTCACACACCACCCCTCTCAGGATGTTGGGCAGCCGAAATACACTTCACCAACTGCACCGCATTGGCCGGTCTTTCCGGCCGTCGAGCAAGACCATTAAAATCAAGCCCTATACACTGCTGCTTCTCCCACGATATCAGCGTAATTTCTGTCAATGACACCTCTCCTTCCGCAGGCCCTGAACCTTGTTACTCCCCCGTTCATTCCGGTTACTACCTACAAGAATGCAAGCGAAGCTTCCAAACGTCATACGGTGGCATGCTCGATTCTGTCAGCATTGCATACGAGACGTGGGGAGACTTGAATGCGTCCAAAAGTAATGCGGTCCTCCTCACTTGTGGGCTTTCCGCATCCTCCCATGCCCGAAGCAGCTCCATGAACCCCCAAAGCG GCTGGTGGGAGAGCTTTATTGGCCCAGGTCTCGCTTTGGACACCAACAAGTTCTTCATTATCTGCGTAGCTAACTTTGGAGGTTGTTCGGGAACCACAGGACCTAGTTCCTTCAACAGtcgaagagacgggaagctAATACGTTATGGCTTGGAATTTCCGATGTTTTCAGTTCAAGATATGGTGCGAGTCATGTTTCGAGTTGTCG ACCACCTTGGCATCGAAACCCTGCATGCCGTTGTTGGCAGCAGCCTAGGCGGCATGCAAAGCGTTGCTGCTGCGGCCATGTATCCGGAGAGGGTGAAGCGCCTTGTCAGCATCAGCGGTGCTGCAACCAGTTCGCCTCTCTCAATTGCCCTCCGATATGCCCAGCGTCAAGTTCTC ATGGCAGATCCCCTTTTCAATAATGGCGACTACTACGAAAAGGCATATCCGTTTACCGGTATGAAACTCGCTAGGGAAATCGCAACTATTACCTACCGGAGTGGTCCTGAGTGGACACAAAGGTTCGGACGCCAGCGCGTCCATCACCAAGTCCCGACCGACAATGTCACAAAGAATGCGGAAAGCCAAGCAAACCTTGCAACAAAACGACTGTACGACCGTCCTCCTACTCTGGGTCCGGACTTCACCGTTGAGGCATACCTGGAGCATCAAGGCAAAAAATGGTGTCACCTTTATGATCCAAACTCGATGTTATTCATCTCGAAG GCGATGGaccacttctctctcgaagAGCCCGTGGGACCGACCGGCGAGCTGTCTTTGGAATACAGTCTCCGCCGAGTGCGGATGCCTGCCTTGGTCATCGGCGTGAAAAGCGACATTCTCTTTCCAATATGGCAACAGAAACAGCTGGCTCATTCGTTGCAACGAGCAGGAAACAAATCTGTCGCATTTTACACGCTTGACTCAATTTATGGGCACGATACGTTCCTTATCGACGTTGCCAACGTCGGTGGTGCCGTCAAAGGTCATCTCGAGCAGAATCATTCTTAG